A stretch of DNA from Methanoplanus endosymbiosus:
AGGGGGATATTCTCGCACCCGGAGTTATATCCTGTGATCCTGAGATCCGTCCCGGTGATGAGGTTTTAGTCTCCGGAGAGAGCGCCCTTGCAACCGGAAGAGCGGTTATGGGGCCGGCTGAGATGGAAAATTCCCGGCGCGGAGTTGCTGTCAGGGTGCGTAAGGTAAAGAAGCTAAGCGAATAAATAATATACACAAATTTTTACTCCGGAGTGAATCTATTGGGATATACAATTGAGAAGGCGACTGAGATCGCAGATAATATTTTTGAGTTCTGGATAAATGCGCCTCATGTTACGAAAAATGCGCAGGCAGGACAGTTTGTAGTAATAAGAATAAATGATTTGGGTGAGAGAATACCTCTTACAATTTCAGAGACTGACGGCAGTCTTGTAAGAATTGTCTTTATGGCAGTCGGAAAGACGACAACATATCTCTCAACCCTTAAAGCCGGAGATGAGATCAGGGATATTGCAGGCCCTCTCGGGCATCCGAGTGAGATGGGCAGTTTTGGAAACTGTGTGGTAATAGGCGGCGGAGTCGGTATTGCCTGCCTGCCTATTCTTGCAAGGGCGCTCAAAGCAGCTGGGAATAATGTTACGGGAATTATCGGTGCAAGAAATGAATCCCTTCTGCTCTTAAAGGACGAACTGGCAACTCACTGTGATGAACTTGTTGTCTGCACCGATGACGGCAGTTTTGGTTTCCACGGATTTCCGGCTGACATCCTCAAGAAGAAGCTTGGAGACGGTGAGAAGATTGACTGCGTATGGATAATCGGCCCCGGCATTATGATGAAGATCACATCAATGGCAACCATTCCGTACAAGGTCAGAACCTATGTCAGCCTCAATCCTATCATGGTGGACGGCACAGGCATGTGCGGTTCATGCCGTGTTACAGTCGGCGGTGAGACTAAATTTGCCTGTGTTGACGGTCCTGAATTTGATGCCCACCTTGTGGACTGGGATGAACTGATGGCCAGGCAGAGGACATACACTGATCAGGAGAGGGAGTCGCTTAAACTTTTCCGGGATCACCAGTGCTCATGCGGAGGAGACCACCATGAGTAAGAGATCAGGCGATGAGAGAATTGCTGATTTTAAAGAGGTCAATGAGGGTATCTCTGAGCAGAATGCCGTACTTGAAGCACTCAGGTGTATGGACTGTGTGCGTCCTCAGTGCACAAAGGGATGTCCGGTAAATATTGATATTCCTGCATTTATCAGGGCAATTGCTGAAGAGGATTTTAAAGGCGCTGCTGCGATTATAAAAAAGGACAATATGCTTCCTGCAATATGCGGAAGGGTATGTCCGCAGGAGAACCAGTGCGAGGGTCTCTGTGTTCTTGGCAATAAGGAGAAGCCTGTCAGAATAGGTGCACTTGAGAGATTTGTTGCTGACAGGGAGAGGAAAGCCGGAACTACTCTTCCGGAAATTATGCCGCCAACCGGAAAGAGGGTTGCAGTTGTCGGTTCAGGGCCTGCCGGAATTACGGCAGCAGCCGAACTTGCAAGGTACGGCCATTCTGTGACTGTTTTTGAATCCCTGCACGAGGCCGGCGGTGTGCTGACATATGGTATCCCTGAATTCCGCCTGCCAAAGGAGATTGTTAAGGCTGAGATCCAGCAGATTCTGGATATGGGTGTTGAACTGAAGCTCAATCACATCGCCGGAAGGACAGTATCTGTAGAGGAACTCCTGGAATTTGATGCAGTATTCCTCGGAACCGGAGCAGGACTTCCTTCCTTCATGGGCATTGAGGGCGAGAATTTCAATGGTGTCTATTCTGCAAATGAATTCCTGACCCGTGTCAATCTCATGCATGCCAATGCCTTCCCGGAGTATGATACTCCGGTGATGAAGGGCAGCCGTGTTGCAGTTGTCGGCGGCGGAAATGTTGCAATGGACTCTGCAAGGGTATCAAGAAGGATGGGTGCGGAGGTATATCTCATCTATCGCAGGCGTGAGGAAGATCTTCCTGCAAGGGACGAAGAGGTACGCAATGCAGTTGAGGAGGGTGTTGAATTTCTCTGCTGTGCAAACCCTGTGAAAATTCTCGGCGGGCCTGTCGTAACCGGTATTGAGTGCGTCAGAATGGAGATGTGCAAACCCGATGAGAGCGGAAGGCCATGCCCTGTTCCTCTGAAAGGTGATGATGCAGTGTTTACGCTTGATGTGGACGTTGTTATCGAAGCAATAGGGCAGAGTCCCAATCCACTGCTTGTATCCCTTATAGAGGGGCTTGAGAGAGGCAGGAGGGGCAATGTGGTTGTGGATGGGTCCGGCCTTACATCAGTTGACAGGATCTATGCCGGCGGGGATATCGCCACCGGAGCGGCAACTGTCATTGAGGCGATGGGTACTGCCAGAAAAGCTGCACAAAGCATCAATGAGATGCTGATGAAAGAATAGGGTTATCCCAGTCTATTTTTTATTTTTCTCATGAAACATTCACATTAAATCACCTGAATGTTTCATCTATTATCTGTGTGCAGGCAGAAATGCTGGCACATGAGTGACTTTTTTTATTGAGTATTGCCAAAATAAATTCGTAAAAAAAGATTATTTCTGATGAGGAGATTATTTTTATCTCCCTTTAAATAAAGTATAGCCGGATGGGTTGTATGAAATAAAATACTTTTAAATTTTTAAAATTATGTATTTAATTATCCAAGCTCATCCCATGATGAATATCTTCTGTATATCAGAATGCCTGCCACACCAATTATTACCACAGCAATAATTACAAATATTATCGTCAGACCGCCAAGGTCCGGAACAAAGCCTTTTGAAACCTCTGCATAGACTTCTTTTGCGGATGTCAGGGCTTCCTGTGACTTGCTTCTTGATGTCTCTGCAATGGTATATGCCTGAGCGTAGTTCTGGTCATTCATCAGTGACTTTGCAGAGTTCAGTGATGACTGTGCGGATTCAATCTTGGTCTCAATGTTGATGACGCGGGCATCATTTGTCATGGACCTGTTGACCTTAAAGTCAGTCAGATAGAAGTCAATGGCTGTAATTGAACTCTGTGCATCATCTATTGCCTTCTGTGCCCATGCACGGTTGAGTTCAACCTCAGCTTCATCAATAAGTTTGAGGGCATCATTTAACATTGTGTTTGCATTGGAGTATGATGCAGTGACTGAAGCCTCATATTTGTCCTGAGCCTGGGTAAAGAGGTTCTGAGCACCTGTAACGTCCACACCGGAGTTCTGTTTGGTCTGGATCTGGTTTTCAAGGGTGTCAAGCTCTTCTTTGACAATGCCTCTCAGTTTTGAGATGTCTTCGGGATTTAAAATTGTCCTTTTAACAATACGATTGTCCTCATCCATACCTGGCACCAGTCCTCCGCTTGCATCGATCTGGCTGAGATCAAAGAATGTCTTTTCGCCGGTTGTCGGTACCTCCGGAATGTCAGCCTCAAGTCTGTACCGGACTGTAACTTCATTATCATCTGCCGGGTATTCCAGAATATATCCGGATATTATCAGGTTCTTCTTTGTTGACTCCTGCTCCTCTCCATGGCCATTGATCAGAATTGTGTAATACCATTTTGGATCGTCAAGCTCAGTATATGCCTCAAGTGAATGAGCCTGAGGAAATGTTGAATCACTTGTACTTGAAAGTTTCACTTCCGCAGCTACCGAGATGCTGTCCCCCGGAGTATAGGCTGCCTGATCAGGCTTAAGGGTAATTACCGGTTCGTCAAAACTTACTGCTGCTGATGCTGCCGGCACTGAGATAATAAGTGCCAGTATAAGTGCCAGAAAAATAAAGATTTTTGTTCTCATATAATCATCACTCAAATAGCGGATCAACCGAGTCGTCATCAAACATGGTAACACGTCTCTCCTTTGATCTGATAACGTCCTCTTTTGTCTCCTTTGCAATCTCAAGAAGTTCGCGTATGCGTGGCGCGTCTCCGATAGATGCAAGGACAACCACTGCTGCAATTTTTGAACTCTCAAGCGGATAGTCACCACCACGGACCTCAACGCCCGCGATGTTCTCCTCAACCCATGACTTGGACTTCTCAACACCTTTTCTGTCCATCTCATCAGAAGGTCCGGCTATGAGAACAAGCGCCCTTTCAGCGGTTGTATAGTCACACGGCAGAGTCAGGCGGCCAAGCATTGCTCTTCTGACAAGGCCGATGATCTTGGCGGATTTGTCCTCCCCTGTGAGTACTTCTTCGGCGTTATCCTTCTTCTTAACCGAAAATCCACCCAGAAAGCCTTTCTTCTGCTTTGCGCTCTTGGTTACCTTCTCGCTGATTGCATATCCTATTGAACTGACTCCTCCGCCACGAAGTGTGTTGATGATCTCACTTGAGTCAACAACCATCTCACCGACACCTGTCTTGCCGACTTCTCCGGCGCGGAACAGAACACCAAAACGTCTGACTATCTCATCATTGAGGCGTTCATATGCCATCCTTACGCTCTCTCCCTCGTTCTTCCAGGCGCTGTTATCAAAGATAAAAGTATTATCGGCCTCGTTGACAAGGGTTGAAAGACTTCTTGCTGCATTGTAGGAGTAAAGTCTGCCCTCTTCAGGAGCAGGGAGTATTCCTACTGCATATACAGGCTCACGGTAAATTCTCTTTAAGTGGCGGCAGAGTACCGGAGTTCCTCCGGAGCCTGTACCGCCTCCAAGACCTGCAATTACAACGAATGCATCTATATCGTGGGTTCCTCTCGAATCAATTGTGTTGATAATGCTGTCAATCTCATCAGCAGTTATCTTTGCACCGGTGACATTATCAGTGCCTACACCGTGGCCCTTGACAACCGTCTGTCCGATAAGTATTCTGTCCTTGAGTTCGATATTTCTCAGGCCCATCAGATCTGTTCTTGCAGTATTTACTGCAATACCTCTGAAGCTTCTAACCGGGGCTTTTTTGTCCTGTTCGATGAACATATCGACAATTTTGCCCCCGGCCTGGCCAAATCCTATGAAAAAGACTCTCATTTATTATACACCATCCAGTGAGTGAAGATTATTCCTGTTTCCTTCTCTTCGGGATATAAAAATGTAGTACTCATAACTTCAAAAGCTTTCTTATGCGCCTCCGCCGGAAAATTAAATGTTTTGTTTTGAGCAATGGCGTAATAATGAAAAGGATAAAATCATTTTCAGTAAAAATATAGAACAGAATGAATATCTGCATTATTGGAGGAGGACTTTCCGGGCTTTCTGCGGCATACATGCTGAAGGATTTTGCGGATATTGATATTTTTGAGAAAAATACAGTGCCCGGAGGGTGCCTCTCCTCATCACAGGCAGCAAACGGATATATTGAGGATTTTTATCACCACTGTTTTTCCGGGGATGAAAACCTCATTTCACTTATGGAAAAACTTGGCCTGAAGGGAGATCTCGAATGGCTTAAAGGCAGTACTGGTTATCTGATTGACGGTACAATCCACCCGCTTACAACACCTCTTGACATTCTTAAATACCGGCATCTTTCATTATCTGATAAATTCAGGCTGGGTATGCTCACTCTCAGGGCAGGAAAGATAAGTGCAGAAGATCTTGACAGCATTACTGCGAGGGAGTATATTGAAGAGAAATGCGGCAGATCTGTATATTCCGGTTTCTTTGAACCTCTGCTCAGGAGCAAATTCGGGGATATGTCAGATAAGGTCTCTGCGGCGTGGCTTATCTCAAGAATTGCCATCAGGTCTGATCGCGGAGTTGAGGGTGAGAGGCTTGGCTATCTTAAAGGTGGATATGTAACACTGATAAAGAGGCTTACAGAAGAGATTAAGTCCTCAGGTAAGAGCTGTAATGTTTATACCGGAACATCTGTCAGTTCATTGATGGAGAATACGTCCGGAGGGTGGACTGTAAACGGGAAGGACTATGGTGCTGTTGTATCAACTGTCAGTCCGGCAGAACTGAAGAGGATTGGCGGGCCTGATCTCGGTAATCTCCCGTATCAGGGTGCGGCATGTGTCACAATCGGAATGACGCGTGATGTTCTTGACGGCATATACTGGGTAAATGTCAGGGATAAAGCACCTTACGGTGCTGTAATCGGGCATACAAATTTTGTTGATAAGGATAGGTATGGGGAGCATATAGTGTACCTTGCCTCATACTTCTCAGAAAGACCTGCTCCTGAGATTAAGGATATTATGGTTGGGGATTTCTGCTCAAGGTTTGGCGTAAAGGACTCTGAGATTAACTGGTCTATTATAAAGACTGAACCATATGCCGGGCCTGTCTATGTTACCGGATATCACGATATGATCCCTGGAAATTCTTATGGCAGCCTCTATCCGGCAGGCATGTTTTCAGAATCAAATTACCCTGAAAGGAGTATGGAAGGTTCTGTTGTGGCAGGTTACGATGCAGCAGAGAGAATTATGAGGGATTTCTCTTGAACAGCAGTGTGGAGGTTTCAGCGGTAATTCCGGTATTCAACGATGTTGATTCACTTAAAACCGCAATTCCCGAATCAATAAAAGTCCTTGAAACTGTCTCAGACTCTTTTGAGATAATAGTTGCAGAGGATGGCAGCACAGACGGCAGCCGTGAACTTGTCCTTGAATGGGAGGAGAGGGATAACCGTGTCAGGCTCTTTCACAGTGATGAGAGGCTTGGCAGGGGACGAGCGCTTAACCGTGCCTTTGAAGCGGCGAAGGGTGAGATTGTCTGCTACTATGATGTCGATCTTGCAACTGATATGTCGCACCTGTCTGAACTTATTACCCACATCAGAGACGGTGCAGATGCTGCAACAGGTTCACGCCTCCTTCCGTCAAGTGATATCGTCCGGACAGCCGGACGCGAGGTTGCGAGCCGCGGCTACAATATGATGGTCAGGTTAATTCTCAAAAGCCGGTTGTATGATCACCAGTGCGGATTTAAGGCCTTCAGAAGGGCTCAGATCCTGAAGCTTATTCCGGATATACAATCCGGACACTGGTTCTGGGATACTGAGGCTCTTGTTATTGCACAGAAGAGGGGATACCGTGTTGACGAATTTGCGGTGAAATGGAGAACCGGTTCGGGAACGACTGTCAGGCCCAAAGATGTCTTTTCAATGGGATCTTCCGTCTTAAAACTCTGGTGGCGGCTTTATGCTGAAAAAAATTAGTGCTATTGTAATTCCGACATTATTCGCAGTCGGAATTATAGCCATAATGCTTGCAAGGGTCTGGGACGATCTTATAGTTGCTCTTGAGAATGCAGATCCTGCATATCTTGTAATTTCGGTTGTTATCTGTATTATTGCCTGGTTTGTCCGTGGCTACAGGTACAGGAATATCCTTGAAAATCTCGGTGAGAGGATCACTGTGCTGCTCTCAACCGCATGTATCTTCATATCACAGACTGCCAATCTGATAATCCCTGCAAGGCTTGGCGATCTTGTCCGGCTGCTGATCTTAAAACATGAGAAGGGAACCAATTATCCTACCGGACTTTCATCCCTTGTTGTTGAGCGGTTCTTTGATATTGCTGTTATTGCGCTGCTTGGTGCTGCAACTGTGCCGTTTATCCTCAATATTCCGGACTGGTTTATCACTGTTATATATGTAACTCTGGCGCTCTGTGCGGCATTTGTTCTCTTTTTACTGTTCAGCGGAAATTTTGCTTCTGAGAACAAATATCTGGCACTGCTTATAGGCCTCTTAAATGAGGTCAGGGGTGCGTCTTTAAAACCCGTTTCTCTGATATATCTTGGTTTTATCTCACTGGTCATATGGCTTATGGACAGTCTCATCTGCTATGTGATTGCCCTGATGTTCAACGTCAATATACCATTTCTTGTTGTTATTCTGGCAATTGTCATCGGCAATCTGGTAAAGGCTGTGCCCCTCACTCCCGGAGGTGTGGGCACTTATGAGGTTGCCCTTGCGCTCACTTTTGAGATCTCTGGTGTTGCCCCGGCGGTTGCAACGCTTATTGCAGTCATTGATCATCTGGTTAAGAATCTTGTAACTCTCGGCGGCGGCATAATCTCGATGTATCTCTTTGGTGAATGGTCTGTAAAGCTGTTAAAGAGGGCTTTTTCAAAGGGCATTGATAAAGGTGAGGTTGTTTGACACCGGAATTTCAGATATTTTCGGTTATATCCTGGCTGATTGTCTTAAAGATTATTCAGACCGGGTTATGGCCGGTATTTAAAGGGACTTTTAAGGAGTATGCCTACCCTGTCTCATACCCTCTCTCCCTGATGCTCTTTGCACTATTCTCCTGGTATGCCGGAATTGCCGGAATTCCGGTGCAGGCCGCTGTTATACCCTTCGTTGCTGCGATAGTATATTTTGCATTTAAGGGTGAATACAGCAGAGATGCCTTTGAGGGCGTGCTGAAATGGGACCTTGTATTTCTCATTCTCTTCCTCTTTATGCTTGAGGTAAGGTACTTAAACCCGTCAGTATCATATGCTGAAAAGTTTATGGATCACGCTTTTTTGGCATCCGTTATGAGAAATCCGGTCGTTGTGCCGCTTGATCCCTGGTACGCCGGCGGAAGCCTGAATGTCTATTATTATCTGGGTCACTGGATGATGGGAGCTCTTGGGCTTACGGCTTTTACAAAGTCTGCAATAGTCTTCAATCTGATTTTACCAACTGTCCTTGCCAATGCCGGGCTTTCGCTCTATGCCTTTGGCAGGCTGATGCTGAAGAAGTACTGCTGGCTTCCTCTTGCTGCGCTCTTCCTCGTAAACCCTTCATTTATTCATCTCGCACTTACAGGTTCTGATATAAACGGAATTATGTGGGGGAGCACACGGACTATTGAAGGTGCTATCACTGAATTTCCGATCTTCTCAATGCTCTGGGGCGATCCGCATGCCCATGTCATATCGATAATGAATCAGTGTCTCTTCATCTTCATAATGGCATTCATCCTTAAAAGATGGAGCAGAATGGAATGGATGGAGAAAGTTTTCTGTGGGCTTGCCGCTGCTCTCTCCCTTGGCACTATGCCTCCTGTGAACAGCTGGGATGTGCTCTTCTATGCACCGCTCTTTCTGCTGTTTGCAGGCTATATTCTGTACCGGGATTATTCGTCCGGAGTAAACATCCGGAATGCCCTGTATTTTCTTGTCACTGTTCCGGTAGTCTCGGTTCTGATATATGCCCCGTTTTATCTGATGATGGACAGTGCCGGCATTGAGGGTGTCGGCATAGTGAACACTCCGACAGATATTGTTCCTTTTATGCTGGTCTGGGGAATTTTTATTGTCATACTGTATGCGGAAACAGCCCGTGATATCTGGAAAGAAACCCGGATTCTGATTCTTGCGATTCCGTTTTTATTACTGGGTTATCTCAGTGCAGCGGTTGCTGTTATTCCTGCCTTTGCATTGATTAAAAGAAAGAACAAATCTCCTGCTGATCTCTTTGCGATTGCCGGACTTCTGCTCATCACCCTTGTTGAGATTATTTATCTGAAGGATAATATGGGGGACACTTATTACCGGATGAATACGGTATTTAAGTTTTCAATTGTTGCCTGGCTGATGCTTGCTGTCTCATCCCTGTATTATATTGGTGCGGGGCTTATCCGGCTTTATGAACGGAGAAACGGCGGGCCGGATGCCGGATTCTCAGAAGAGGGCGATCTGCTCTTATGCGGAAGGGATGAGTTATCTCCCTCAGGAGTTCCTGAAGTTCCGGGATTTGGATCTGTGTCTGATTCTGTCTGTTCATCCGGAAGAAGGACTGCTCTGCTGGTAATT
This window harbors:
- a CDS encoding DUF2298 domain-containing protein — protein: MTPEFQIFSVISWLIVLKIIQTGLWPVFKGTFKEYAYPVSYPLSLMLFALFSWYAGIAGIPVQAAVIPFVAAIVYFAFKGEYSRDAFEGVLKWDLVFLILFLFMLEVRYLNPSVSYAEKFMDHAFLASVMRNPVVVPLDPWYAGGSLNVYYYLGHWMMGALGLTAFTKSAIVFNLILPTVLANAGLSLYAFGRLMLKKYCWLPLAALFLVNPSFIHLALTGSDINGIMWGSTRTIEGAITEFPIFSMLWGDPHAHVISIMNQCLFIFIMAFILKRWSRMEWMEKVFCGLAAALSLGTMPPVNSWDVLFYAPLFLLFAGYILYRDYSSGVNIRNALYFLVTVPVVSVLIYAPFYLMMDSAGIEGVGIVNTPTDIVPFMLVWGIFIVILYAETARDIWKETRILILAIPFLLLGYLSAAVAVIPAFALIKRKNKSPADLFAIAGLLLITLVEIIYLKDNMGDTYYRMNTVFKFSIVAWLMLAVSSLYYIGAGLIRLYERRNGGPDAGFSEEGDLLLCGRDELSPSGVPEVPGFGSVSDSVCSSGRRTALLVIVLAVIFAVPVILPDMNYGYGGKTLDGTAWMKVQQPYDYDAVSFLNGLEGNLTIVEAEGGDYTYYSRISSMTGIPSVIGMPFHEQMWRGDEGNVGARMGDVRKIYENPADTVALMQKYGAGLLYVGEAEREAYDVNIPEDSLRVIFENEEVTVYSLL
- a CDS encoding NAD(P)/FAD-dependent oxidoreductase; translated protein: MNICIIGGGLSGLSAAYMLKDFADIDIFEKNTVPGGCLSSSQAANGYIEDFYHHCFSGDENLISLMEKLGLKGDLEWLKGSTGYLIDGTIHPLTTPLDILKYRHLSLSDKFRLGMLTLRAGKISAEDLDSITAREYIEEKCGRSVYSGFFEPLLRSKFGDMSDKVSAAWLISRIAIRSDRGVEGERLGYLKGGYVTLIKRLTEEIKSSGKSCNVYTGTSVSSLMENTSGGWTVNGKDYGAVVSTVSPAELKRIGGPDLGNLPYQGAACVTIGMTRDVLDGIYWVNVRDKAPYGAVIGHTNFVDKDRYGEHIVYLASYFSERPAPEIKDIMVGDFCSRFGVKDSEINWSIIKTEPYAGPVYVTGYHDMIPGNSYGSLYPAGMFSESNYPERSMEGSVVAGYDAAERIMRDFS
- a CDS encoding lysylphosphatidylglycerol synthase transmembrane domain-containing protein, whose protein sequence is MLKKISAIVIPTLFAVGIIAIMLARVWDDLIVALENADPAYLVISVVICIIAWFVRGYRYRNILENLGERITVLLSTACIFISQTANLIIPARLGDLVRLLILKHEKGTNYPTGLSSLVVERFFDIAVIALLGAATVPFILNIPDWFITVIYVTLALCAAFVLFLLFSGNFASENKYLALLIGLLNEVRGASLKPVSLIYLGFISLVIWLMDSLICYVIALMFNVNIPFLVVILAIVIGNLVKAVPLTPGGVGTYEVALALTFEISGVAPAVATLIAVIDHLVKNLVTLGGGIISMYLFGEWSVKLLKRAFSKGIDKGEVV
- a CDS encoding tubulin/FtsZ family protein — encoded protein: MRVFFIGFGQAGGKIVDMFIEQDKKAPVRSFRGIAVNTARTDLMGLRNIELKDRILIGQTVVKGHGVGTDNVTGAKITADEIDSIINTIDSRGTHDIDAFVVIAGLGGGTGSGGTPVLCRHLKRIYREPVYAVGILPAPEEGRLYSYNAARSLSTLVNEADNTFIFDNSAWKNEGESVRMAYERLNDEIVRRFGVLFRAGEVGKTGVGEMVVDSSEIINTLRGGGVSSIGYAISEKVTKSAKQKKGFLGGFSVKKKDNAEEVLTGEDKSAKIIGLVRRAMLGRLTLPCDYTTAERALVLIAGPSDEMDRKGVEKSKSWVEENIAGVEVRGGDYPLESSKIAAVVVLASIGDAPRIRELLEIAKETKEDVIRSKERRVTMFDDDSVDPLFE
- a CDS encoding sulfide/dihydroorotate dehydrogenase-like FAD/NAD-binding protein, which gives rise to MGYTIEKATEIADNIFEFWINAPHVTKNAQAGQFVVIRINDLGERIPLTISETDGSLVRIVFMAVGKTTTYLSTLKAGDEIRDIAGPLGHPSEMGSFGNCVVIGGGVGIACLPILARALKAAGNNVTGIIGARNESLLLLKDELATHCDELVVCTDDGSFGFHGFPADILKKKLGDGEKIDCVWIIGPGIMMKITSMATIPYKVRTYVSLNPIMVDGTGMCGSCRVTVGGETKFACVDGPEFDAHLVDWDELMARQRTYTDQERESLKLFRDHQCSCGGDHHE
- the gltA gene encoding NADPH-dependent glutamate synthase → MSKRSGDERIADFKEVNEGISEQNAVLEALRCMDCVRPQCTKGCPVNIDIPAFIRAIAEEDFKGAAAIIKKDNMLPAICGRVCPQENQCEGLCVLGNKEKPVRIGALERFVADRERKAGTTLPEIMPPTGKRVAVVGSGPAGITAAAELARYGHSVTVFESLHEAGGVLTYGIPEFRLPKEIVKAEIQQILDMGVELKLNHIAGRTVSVEELLEFDAVFLGTGAGLPSFMGIEGENFNGVYSANEFLTRVNLMHANAFPEYDTPVMKGSRVAVVGGGNVAMDSARVSRRMGAEVYLIYRRREEDLPARDEEVRNAVEEGVEFLCCANPVKILGGPVVTGIECVRMEMCKPDESGRPCPVPLKGDDAVFTLDVDVVIEAIGQSPNPLLVSLIEGLERGRRGNVVVDGSGLTSVDRIYAGGDIATGAATVIEAMGTARKAAQSINEMLMKE
- a CDS encoding glycosyltransferase, with translation MNSSVEVSAVIPVFNDVDSLKTAIPESIKVLETVSDSFEIIVAEDGSTDGSRELVLEWEERDNRVRLFHSDERLGRGRALNRAFEAAKGEIVCYYDVDLATDMSHLSELITHIRDGADAATGSRLLPSSDIVRTAGREVASRGYNMMVRLILKSRLYDHQCGFKAFRRAQILKLIPDIQSGHWFWDTEALVIAQKRGYRVDEFAVKWRTGSGTTVRPKDVFSMGSSVLKLWWRLYAEKN